In Pristiophorus japonicus isolate sPriJap1 chromosome 3, sPriJap1.hap1, whole genome shotgun sequence, the sequence TCATTTTTAAACAGTAATCATTATTAAAACATTTCATTGCTATCGAATTTTCAAAACAAACCATTTGGACGATTCAGTTTGAAGTTCACAAGACAAAGGTGTTGAACTTGCACACAAATGAACATTTAATTTCTGCACAGGCTGATCATGGCTGTAGTTCCCCTTTGAATTCAATGGGTATAGTAATTTGAGTGTCAAGGTGTTTAAAAAATTGTCATTAAAACACAAGTTCATTTGTGGATTAAGAGATTCTTCCCTTACAGATATAGTCTGTTGAAGATACACACCATAAAAAAACAACCAGAAAACTTGTAACTTGGAAAGTTCTCACAATTTGCTTCACTAATTAGAAATACAGCATTGATGTCAATGCAATTCCTCAGCATTATGCAAAGGCCTCCCAACTAACCAATAACAGACTATTTTGGTACCATTAATTATACATTTATAAACAGCCACTCTATGCCATCACAATCCTCTTAATAAGTAAGAAAAACAACAGTGCAGTACACAAACGGCCCACTGCAATATGTATCTATTTGTTTCACAATGGTAGCTAACTGTGCTTTGTTCCACAATGCTGATGTAGTTGAAGTTTGGCAGAATTATGAAACAAGCTTAATTTATATTTATATTCAGAGTCCTGAGTAATGCACCATTCTCTACCTCCAAGAGCAACCCTAAAGTGAACACcaagtttttttaattaaaaaatacaAGCGCATTATATATTTGTGTATTCAATTTAAACATAATTCCTGAATATTCAAGGGGAAATGTCCTGCAGTATAAATAGTGTACGTGACCAATTCAAATTCCTTTCTGAACGCTTTGACAATGTAAAAGTCAGACCATAGGGAAAGATTGCAATGGCCATACTGTGTGGAAAAACTAAGTCAATCCAGCCTCATTATTAGCTACTGATAATTTGCTGAAATTAGAGTGCCCAAGAAAAGTGTTTGAATCCTACAGTAATCGTGATAATTCTATGATACAATCTTGAATTATAATCAAATTAAAATAAAATGTGGGCTTAAAAGTCTGATTTTTGTTTGTGCAGGTTTACAAACAAAGCTATGAAAGAGATTTCTTTAAGTCTTCAAACATTTTTTCAAATATGATAAGATTTCTTTACCTGAAGACCATATCACAATCGATGGCTGTATAGAACCAGAGTCTGCATCAACCATTTCAAGAATCAGTTTTTCTAACTCGTACCCTTTTCTGACCATAGCAACATCATACTCCTTCAACCCTTTAATGGGGCACAAGTCATTCGCTCCATCACCAGTATAAATTATTTTTTTATATTGTACCCCCACTTTAAGTTGATCAGCAACAAAGTCATCTAATGCTTTTTTCTTACAAAGATTATCAGGGCATTGTGGACAGTTATGAGAATGAAAATTTTCAATTATAAGATGACTTTGTTCATCAAAAGTTGCTGGATTTGTAAGAATGCAGTTAAATGCCAAGATGCTATTTGTAAATTCTAAGATCCAATTGATGAACATCGTATTAGAATCAGAAATTATTATACAGTCAACTTGATCCTTGCTTTGGCAAATGAACTTGAAGAGATCAACCATCCGTGGAATATATGGTATAGATTGCATAACCTGTTTCATTTCAGATTCTTTGATTCCTTGGTCTCCAATGTAACCAAGGACTCTTCTCATGTATTCAGTCCAGTGATTTCCATCATATGTTTTGCGAAGCCAGTCTGGAAGCTTCTTTTCAGGAGTACATCTCACAACCCAAGTGTCACTGTTCCCATCCACAATTGTGTGATCAAAATCAAAGACGAGTAAACTCTTCATTGTCTGGATACTTTACCCTGTTTTTAAAAATAAGGAGGAAGTGAATGGTTCAGGTATAGCTGAAACTCTCATTTTGACTACAAAGCAAAATTATGAACAGGTCATCTACTCACTCTGTAAGTTATGATGCTGGGAAATTCTACAATAGTAGGAGTAACCTGGCACATCCTCTATATTTTCCCTGTGTGAACAAGCTCACACTGGAAGTTTAAAGTTGAGGGAAAACCCATTCCTACTTTTCTTTTGAGTACTGCACAGGTACACTAATAAATTATGATTGTGTGATAGAAACATGGATCTGTTGTGTTTCAAATAAAGAAACctctattatatgtgtgtgtggaaTTATAGTGAGGCAAGGGAACTGGGATTTTTAAGATGGAAGCATGCTCTTTATGTTAAGTTTTTCTTTGTTCTTTAAGCTTGAGAATCTGTTAATGCAAATATACAGACACTGGATAGGTGCCAGCTTCAACGGAAATGGCTTGTGTTGCTTATATTACTTG encodes:
- the phospho2 gene encoding pyridoxal phosphate phosphatase PHOSPHO2 is translated as MKSLLVFDFDHTIVDGNSDTWVVRCTPEKKLPDWLRKTYDGNHWTEYMRRVLGYIGDQGIKESEMKQVMQSIPYIPRMVDLFKFICQSKDQVDCIIISDSNTMFINWILEFTNSILAFNCILTNPATFDEQSHLIIENFHSHNCPQCPDNLCKKKALDDFVADQLKVGVQYKKIIYTGDGANDLCPIKGLKEYDVAMVRKGYELEKLILEMVDADSGSIQPSIVIWSSGKEILSYLKKCLKT